Proteins encoded together in one Carya illinoinensis cultivar Pawnee chromosome 3, C.illinoinensisPawnee_v1, whole genome shotgun sequence window:
- the LOC122304284 gene encoding uncharacterized protein LOC122304284, whose product MTVSRSQKIVPIKPTKSISPRSSLKIEPSTPSRTHESSASQSLTPPMSSNTPSSRPTNLNPVSLGLGSDSKTHSGIVRRRSLRLASKSGSGEGPRSDSIFPPHSRSRKRKNLSGDVDACSSGKPGEGESMRGIDGGLSSLLDKFKSELELDSISRDSRVLAEKAGVSNLAMGSCVDRVRGLNGNESGWKEDKGLMGSDEAGLGSKLAKGNKRKLGIDGDALDLEHVEEDGESKVCINLRSGKRVAKRGEGGVFSGPGCDKLVDNKGESERAPIAVENHIVEHERKLKREEKGKGKLVQDDLVSIGVNFSDDVVKNDGSKPVYERLLSAENEKGNKKLNGAGEGSVFIEKNAVKGRRFGREEKGKAVEIDGSLLLNGDEKVESGLESESRNSVEDVASGLVDLVNNAASLGQTKDWKAETRESESSRRGYMNRFYEVAKENASRFAIYSPQEEDENHVSSEAEEERDLEDWPGPFSTAMSIIKDRATKSQRVENSSLEKSKCPPFIWVPKYSQNRQKRLVPSLKEQCLAVLAENVEAIASLECVPDALKHTLSQLLCDSRRMNSHCFELLIRGSPTEVRVRDCSWLTEEQFTKSFHSCDTSNLTVLQLDHCGRCIPDYILLSTLACSSNSLPALTTLSLSGACRLSDVGLSAIVSSAPALRSLNLSQCSLLSSSSIDTLANTLGSVLRELYLTDCQSIDAMLILPALKKLEQLQVLSVAGIPDVCDHFIKEFIRARGHNMKELVLTDCVKLTDSSLKVIAESCPGLCAIDLVNLCKLTDSALGYLANGCQGIQTLKLCRNPFSDEAIAAYLETSGEFLKELSVNNVKKVSHNTAISLARRSRMLHTLDLSWCRNLTDEAIGFIVDSCLSLRVLKLFGCTQITNVFLEGHSNPDVQIVGLKMSSVLDHVKVPDHQCPLRYS is encoded by the exons ATGACGGTTTCGCGGTCTCAAAAAATAGTCCCGATTAAACCCACAAAATCCATATCCCCGAGATCAAGCCTCAAGATCGAGCCCTCTACTCCCTCCCGAACCCACGAATCCTCCGCTTCCCAATCTCTTACCCCGCCTATGTCCTCCAACACCCCTTCTTCTCGACCAACAAACCTTAACCCGGTATCTCTCGGGTTGGGCTCAGATTCTAAAACCCATTCCGGGATCGTCCGTCGTCGGAGTCTCCGTCTCGCTTCGAAATCGGGTTCCGGCGAGGGCCCTCGTTCGGATTCGATTTTTCCCCCCCACAGTCGCAGCCGCAAAAGAAAGAACTTGTCGGGCGATGTCGACGCCTGCTCGAGTGGGAAACCGGGGGAAGGAGAGAGTATGAGGGGAATTGATGGGGGTCTTTCTAGTTTGTTGGACAAGTTTAAATCCGAATTGGAATTGGATTCGATCTCCCGGGACTCGAGGGTTTTGGCAGAGAAAGCAGGGGTTTCCAATTTGGCAATGGGTTCTTGCGTGGACAGGGTTCGTGGATTGAATGGAAACGAGTCTGGTTGGAAAGAGGACAAGGGTTTAATGGGTTCCGACGAAGCTGGGCTGGGTTCAAAGCTGGCGAAAGGGAATAAGAGGAAATTGGGTATTGACGGTGACGCGTTAGATTTGGAACATGTGGAGGAGGATGGAGAGAGTAAAGTTTGTATAAATTTGCGGTCGGGGAAGAGAGTTGCGAAGAGAGGAGAGGGTGGGGTTTTTAGTGGTCCTGGTTGTGATAAGTTGGTTGACAATAAGGGAGAATCTGAGAGAGCACCAATTGCTGTTGAGAACCATATCGTTGAGCATGAAAGGAAGCTtaagagagaggaaaaggggAAAGGAAAGTTGGTCCAGGATGATTTAGTATCAATTGGTGTCAATTTTAGTGACGATGTGGTCAAGAATGATGGTTCTAAGCCGGTTTATGAGAGACTATTGAGTGCAGAAAATGAGAAGgggaataaaaaattaaacggTGCTGGTGAGGGGAGTGTTTTCATTGAGAAGAATGCTGTGAAGGGGAGGAGATTCGGCAGAGAAGAAAAAGGGAAGGCCGTAGAAATTGATGGTTCTTTGTTACTGAACGGTGACGAGAAAGTGGAATCGGGGTTGGAATCCGAGTCCAGAAATTCAGTTGAAGATGTGGCATCGGGTCTTGTTGATTTGGTAAATAATGCAGCATCGTTGGGTCAAACCAAAGATTGGAAGGCCGAGACAAGAGAGAGTGAATCAAGCCGAAGGGGTTACATGAACCGTTTCTATGAAGTAGCCAAGGAAAATGCTTCTCGATTTGCTATTTATTCTCCTCAAGAGGAAGACGAGAACCATGTGTCTTCTGAGGCTGAAGAGGAGCGGGACCTTGAAGATTGGCCTGGTCCCTTCTCTACTGCCATGAGCATCATCAAAGATCGAGCAACTAAGAGTCAGCGAGTGGAGAATTCCTCTTTGGAGAAGAGCAAGTGCCCACCATTTATATGGGTTCCTAAGTATAGCCAAAATCGCCAAAAGCGGCTGGTTCCCTCGCTGAAAGAACAATGCTTGGCAGTTCTTGCCGAGAATGTTGAAGCAATTGCTTCACTTGAATGTGTTCCTGATGCTTTGAAGCACACACTCAGTCAATTGCTATGCGATTCGCGGAGAATGAATAGTCATTGTTTTGAGCTTCTTATTCGTGGATCACCGACAGAGGTTCGCGTGAGGGATTGTTCATGGCTAACGGAGGAACAGTTTACAAAATCTTTTCACAGTTGTGACACCAGCAACCTAACG GTGTTACAACTTGACCATTGTGGGCGCTGTATACCAGATTATATATTACTTTCTACCTTAGCTTGCTCATCAAATAGCTTGCCTGCATTAACTACTTTATCCCTCAGTGGTGCATGTCGTCTTTCAGATGTTGGCCTAAGTGCAATTGTTTCTTCTGCCCCTGCACTAAGATCTTTAAATCTCAGTCAGTGTTCCCTCCTTAGCTCCTCCAGTATTGACACTTTGGCTAACACATTGGGATCAGTTCTGAGGGAATTGTATCTTACTGATTGTCAAAGCATTGACGCAATGCTTATCCTACCGGCATTGAAGAAGCTTGAGCAATTACAAGTATTATCAGTCGCTGGTATTCCAGATGTTTGTGATCATTTTATCAAGGAATTTATTAGGGCTCGTGGTCACAATATGAAGGAGCTTGTTTTGACAGATTGTGT AAAATTGACAGATTCTTCCTTGAAAGTCATTGCTGAATCCTGTCCGGGATTATGTGCAATTGATCTTGTCAACTTGTGCAAATTGACAGATTCCGCCCTTGGATATCTTGCAAATGGCTGTCAAGGAATTCAAACATTAAAACTCTGCCGTAATCCATTCAG CGATGAAGCTATTGCTGCATATCTGGAAACCTCTGGAGAGTTTTTAAAAGAACTTTCGGTGAACAATGTCAAGAAg GTTAGCCACAACACAGCAATATCACTTGCCAGGCGATCGAGAATGTTGCATACTCTGGATCTATCTTGGTGCCGGAATTTGACAGATGAGGCTATTGGTTTCATTGTAGACAGCTGCTTGTCACTGAGGGTGCTCAAACTGTTTGGATGTACTCAG ATTACCAATGTTTTTCTGGAAGGCCACTCGAATCCAGATGTACAAATTGTCGGCTTGAAGATGTCTTCGGTATTAGATCACGTCAAGGTGCCTGATCATCAATGTCCGTTGCGTTATTCCTGA